In Zingiber officinale cultivar Zhangliang chromosome 8B, Zo_v1.1, whole genome shotgun sequence, a single genomic region encodes these proteins:
- the LOC122014735 gene encoding dof zinc finger protein DOF1.8-like isoform X1 has translation MATSSMQIGMDSSEWLKSIVMSHEDKVIAADYSLTSDELISCLTPMPATEKRLRPPPQEQQALKCPRCDSMNTKFCYYNNYSLSQPRYFCKTCRRYWTKGGSLRNVPVGGGCRRNKRRPASATILVAAPVRHQLPPAVPLGGLKPVQLPNCLMNEGSLNIMDCSYNSGGLNLVMNHAKHEIGDMNTLGLCIDRSALMVEPCQKLKFMLEDERWDHEVKSGDESWSNVLSIGWQGSVGYSNDHGLLSSSLGRI, from the exons ATGGCAACATCTTCAATGCAGATTGGCATGGACTCCTCTGAGTGGCTAAAg AGCATCGTGATGAGCCACGAAGACAAGGTCATAGCTGCAGACTACTCCCTGACCTCTGACGAGCTGATCTCATGCTTGACACCAATGCCGGCAACTGAGAAGAGGTTGCGGCCACCACCACAGGAGCAACAGGCCCTCAAGTGCCCACGGTGTGACTCCATGAACACAAAGTTTTGCTATTACAACAACTACAGCCTCTCTCAGCCTCGCTActtctgcaagacatgccgccgctATTGGACAAAGGGTGGCTCACTCCGCAATGTTCCTGTTGGCGGTGGCTGCCGTAGAAACAAGCGCCGCCCTGCCTCTGCTACCATTTTGGTGGCTGCACCAGTGCGACATCAGCTGCCACCGGCAGTCCCCCTAGGCGGCCTAAAACCAGTACAGCTCCCAAATTGCTTGATGAACGAGGGCAGTTTAAATATCATGGATTGCAGTTACAATTCTGGCGGGCTTAATCTCGTCATGAACCATGCTAAACATGAAATTGGAGATATGAACACGCTTGGGCTTTGCATAGACAGAAGCGCACTAATGGTGGAGCCTTGTCAAAAGCTAAAGTTTATGCTGGAAGATGAGCGTTGGGATCATGAAGTTAAGTCTGGTGATGAATCCTGGAGCAATGTTCTCTCTATTGGGTGGCAAGGATCAGTCGGCTACTCTAATGACCATGGATTACTATCATCATCGTTGGGCAGAATATAA
- the LOC122014735 gene encoding dof zinc finger protein DOF1.8-like isoform X2 — MQVFCIQLQQSMSIVMSHEDKVIAADYSLTSDELISCLTPMPATEKRLRPPPQEQQALKCPRCDSMNTKFCYYNNYSLSQPRYFCKTCRRYWTKGGSLRNVPVGGGCRRNKRRPASATILVAAPVRHQLPPAVPLGGLKPVQLPNCLMNEGSLNIMDCSYNSGGLNLVMNHAKHEIGDMNTLGLCIDRSALMVEPCQKLKFMLEDERWDHEVKSGDESWSNVLSIGWQGSVGYSNDHGLLSSSLGRI; from the coding sequence AGCATCGTGATGAGCCACGAAGACAAGGTCATAGCTGCAGACTACTCCCTGACCTCTGACGAGCTGATCTCATGCTTGACACCAATGCCGGCAACTGAGAAGAGGTTGCGGCCACCACCACAGGAGCAACAGGCCCTCAAGTGCCCACGGTGTGACTCCATGAACACAAAGTTTTGCTATTACAACAACTACAGCCTCTCTCAGCCTCGCTActtctgcaagacatgccgccgctATTGGACAAAGGGTGGCTCACTCCGCAATGTTCCTGTTGGCGGTGGCTGCCGTAGAAACAAGCGCCGCCCTGCCTCTGCTACCATTTTGGTGGCTGCACCAGTGCGACATCAGCTGCCACCGGCAGTCCCCCTAGGCGGCCTAAAACCAGTACAGCTCCCAAATTGCTTGATGAACGAGGGCAGTTTAAATATCATGGATTGCAGTTACAATTCTGGCGGGCTTAATCTCGTCATGAACCATGCTAAACATGAAATTGGAGATATGAACACGCTTGGGCTTTGCATAGACAGAAGCGCACTAATGGTGGAGCCTTGTCAAAAGCTAAAGTTTATGCTGGAAGATGAGCGTTGGGATCATGAAGTTAAGTCTGGTGATGAATCCTGGAGCAATGTTCTCTCTATTGGGTGGCAAGGATCAGTCGGCTACTCTAATGACCATGGATTACTATCATCATCGTTGGGCAGAATATAA